A window of Tatumella citrea genomic DNA:
CACGCAACGAAACATCCAGATCTGGAAACTCCAGAGCAGCGAGTTCAGACGCAGAATAGACCGATGCACCGGCTTCGCTAACTATCACCTTCTGCGCGGTAACCTGTGGAAATTGTTTCTGGAGATCGAGGAAAAAGCGTTCGGTCTCTCTGGAGGCAGTACCATTGCCGATAGCAACCAGTTCTACCTGATGGCGGGTACAGAGTGCAGCAACTGCTGCCGCTGCTTTTGCGGCCTGACCGGTGTGCGCATAAACCGTATCGGTCGCTACCAGTTTACCGGTAGCATCTACTACAGCAACTTTTACACCGGTACGTAAACCCGGGTCGAGCCCCATTGTGGCACGCATTCCGGCAGGAGCGGCCATCAGCAGGTCATGCATATTGCGGGCGAAAACATTAATGGCTTCTTCTTCCGCTTTTTCCCGCAGAGTACCCATCAGTTCTGTTTCCAGATGGAGCAACACTTTTATCCGCCAGGTCCAACTGATCACTGCTTTGCGCCAGCTGTCAGCCGGGGCATTGTTAAAAATGACCTGTAAATGACTGGCAATCAGGGTTTCACCATAGCTCTCGCGGGGAGGTTCATCCGCTTGCGGGTCCGGATTAATCGACAGCTGAAGTATCCCTTCATTCCGGCCACGGAACATGGCTAAAGCACGGTGAGAAGGGACTGAAGACAGTGGCTCATGGTGGTCGAAATAATCGCGGAATTTAATGCCTTCTTCGGCTTTCCCTTCTGCGACACGTGAGACCAGGTGCGCGTTTTTAGCCAGATAATCACGGACTTTAGCGAGCAGGATGGCGTCTTCGGCAAATTTTTCCATCAGGATATAACGTGCACCGTCCAGAGCGGCGCGGGTGTCTGCGATGCCTTTATCAGCATCTACATACGACAGAGCGGTAGCTTCAGGGTCTGACTGAGGATTTTCCCACAGCTGAGTGGCCAGTGGCTCAAGCCCGGCTTCGATAGCAATCTGCCCACGGGTCCGGCGTTTAGGCTTGAATGGCAGGTAAAGGTCTTCAAGCTCCGTTTTACTCAGTGTGCTGGTGAGTGCAGTGGCGAGAGCGGGGGTCATTTTTCCCTGCTCTTCGATAGATCTGAGAATAGTCTGACGGCGGTCTTCGAGTTCACGTAAATAACTCAGGCGAGACTCCAGCTGCCTTAGCTGGGTATCATCCAGCCCGCCAGTAACTTCTTTACGATAACGTGCAATAAAAGGCACGGTATTCCCTTCGTCCAACAGATGCACGGCAGAATCGACCTGCTCTGCCCGCACCTGAAGTTCACTTGCAATAATCTGGCTTAGCGAATTTTTCATCTTTTGCATCAGGTTTCTACGGGGTTAATTTATAGCGGACAGTTATACGGACTGAGCAGATAAAATGCCAGTAGCCGCGCCCGCTTTGGGAGATATTCCTACCCGGCATCAGGGTAGGTCACGGAATTTACGTACCACACAGCGATGCCAGCAGGTGTTTCGACCTTTACGGTATCACCGGGTTCCTTTTTTAGCAGGGCTCTGGCCATTGGCGAATCTATGGAGATATAGTCTTTACGGCCGAAAATTTCGTCGTAACCAACGATACGAAATTTACGGGTATCACCCTCATCGTTCTCAATTTCTACCTGAGCACCAAAAAATACTTTACCCTGTTGTTGTGGCGAATAATCAACGATACGTAATGCTTCAAGGCTTTTTGTCAGATAACGGACCCGTCGGTCAATTTCCCTTAGCCGCTTTTTGTTATACTGATAGTCAGCATTTTCGCTGCGATCGCCCAGACTGGCAGCCCAGGTGACTTTCTTTGTCACTTCAGGGCGTTCTTCACGCCACAAATAGTCAAGTTCCTGCTTTAATTGATTGTAGCCTTCGCGTGTTATCAGTGGCGTTCTCATTCTGGATCCCCGGGACAGTAATGAAGTGTCAGTAAATAGTCAGCTTTTGTAGGGAGGCGCGTCCGTGGAAGTCAGATTATCTTCATCTGAGCCCGAAATGCGGGCGAGGGGCAGAAATAATGACCCGGGAACGGCTTCTCAAGCCAGGAGAAAAGTTTGTGTAAATTCAATACATTTCCCTGACTGCTATAGACCAAAACAGACATAACTTGCTGTTTAATATGCTTTGTAACAATTTTGGCCAGAATATAAACCATTATAAACTGTCACTGTAATATATCTTTTTTAACAATACAGCATCAGGCAATTGTGCCTTTGGGAGTGAAGAAATGCAGGAAAATTACAAAGTTTTGGTGGTCGATGATGATATGCGACTGCGGGCACTGCTGGAGAGATATCTGACGGAGCAAGGATTTCAGGTACGTAGCGTGGCGAATGCCGAACAGATGGACCGCCTGCTGACCCGTGAATCTTTTCACCTGATGGTTCTGGACCTGATGCTGCCAGGGGAAGATGGTCTTTCTATCTGCCGCCGCTTACGCAGCCAGAGCAATCCGATGCCGATTATTATGGTTACCGCTAAAGGCGAAGAAGTTGACCGTATTGTCGGGCTGGAAATCGGTGCGGATGACTATATTCCAAAACCGTTTAATCCGCGCGAATTGCTGGCTCGTATCCGTGCAGTTTTACGTCGCCAGGCAAATGAGTTGCCAGGTGCACCTT
This region includes:
- a CDS encoding Tex family protein; this encodes MKNSLSQIIASELQVRAEQVDSAVHLLDEGNTVPFIARYRKEVTGGLDDTQLRQLESRLSYLRELEDRRQTILRSIEEQGKMTPALATALTSTLSKTELEDLYLPFKPKRRTRGQIAIEAGLEPLATQLWENPQSDPEATALSYVDADKGIADTRAALDGARYILMEKFAEDAILLAKVRDYLAKNAHLVSRVAEGKAEEGIKFRDYFDHHEPLSSVPSHRALAMFRGRNEGILQLSINPDPQADEPPRESYGETLIASHLQVIFNNAPADSWRKAVISWTWRIKVLLHLETELMGTLREKAEEEAINVFARNMHDLLMAAPAGMRATMGLDPGLRTGVKVAVVDATGKLVATDTVYAHTGQAAKAAAAVAALCTRHQVELVAIGNGTASRETERFFLDLQKQFPQVTAQKVIVSEAGASVYSASELAALEFPDLDVSLRGAVSIARRLQDPLAELVKIDPKSIGVGQYQHDVSQSLLAKKLDAVVEDCVNAVGVDLNTASVALLTRVAGLTRMMAQNIVSWRDENGRFHNRQQLLKVSRLGPKAFEQCAGFLRINQGDNPLDASTVHPEAYPVVERILAATQQALDELMGNSAAVRSLSASQFTDSRFGLPTVNDILKELEKPGRDPRPEFRTATFAEGVDTMSDLLPGMVLEGSVTNVTNFGAFVDIGVHQDGLVHISSLSDKFVEDPHKVVKAGDIVKVKVLEIDLQRKRIALTMRLDEQLAERRKPAAQGQSRPQARQDNGKSRQKPAGNSAMEDALAAAFGKKH
- the greB gene encoding transcription elongation factor GreB, producing MRTPLITREGYNQLKQELDYLWREERPEVTKKVTWAASLGDRSENADYQYNKKRLREIDRRVRYLTKSLEALRIVDYSPQQQGKVFFGAQVEIENDEGDTRKFRIVGYDEIFGRKDYISIDSPMARALLKKEPGDTVKVETPAGIAVWYVNSVTYPDAG
- the ompR gene encoding osmolarity response regulator transcription factor OmpR; protein product: MQENYKVLVVDDDMRLRALLERYLTEQGFQVRSVANAEQMDRLLTRESFHLMVLDLMLPGEDGLSICRRLRSQSNPMPIIMVTAKGEEVDRIVGLEIGADDYIPKPFNPRELLARIRAVLRRQANELPGAPSQEEAVIAFGKFKLNLGTREMFREDEPMPLTSGEFAVLKALVSHPREPLSRDKLMNLARGREYSAMERSIDVQISRLRRMVEEDPAHPRYIQTVWGLGYVFVPDGSKA